In Candidatus Delongbacteria bacterium, one genomic interval encodes:
- a CDS encoding PQQ-binding-like beta-propeller repeat protein, with protein MKPTLTMMMCLALASLLCSCEDSTNWQTLEGGLAGQVLVLNSGSGTNSLSLCDPGRLQVQRDVAPTALLPNHAFQQGDRLFVTCSGDDRIVSYALGDSSLEVLESWSLNALDGRQAGELVYTPWSSLFFGGEIYTSLSARNEISAIPETGDSLRAFATGSWPQGLCLSGDTLYVACTGFSLSTLEFGPGTVRAHRLPSGEELWRTEVGANPQRLALTPAGELLVLCSGDYVLREGQLVVLDPRNGAESWNLPLGDFPGAMALDGRDLWLAAWGQYDLQPGGTQEGHVTRVSLDERAFDRGPENPWRVQAGATDLCLAGGRLFVSCYAQDALCVIQGDSLLECLPVGHGPGALLLLE; from the coding sequence ATGAAGCCGACTCTGACAATGATGATGTGCCTTGCACTTGCCAGCCTGCTGTGTTCATGCGAGGACTCGACGAACTGGCAGACGCTGGAGGGCGGATTGGCCGGGCAGGTTCTGGTGCTCAATTCCGGCTCGGGCACCAACAGTCTGTCACTCTGTGATCCCGGGCGGCTGCAGGTCCAGCGGGATGTGGCCCCCACGGCGCTGCTGCCCAACCATGCCTTCCAGCAGGGCGATCGTCTCTTCGTGACCTGTTCTGGCGATGATCGCATCGTGTCCTACGCCCTGGGCGACAGCAGCCTCGAGGTACTCGAGAGCTGGAGCCTGAACGCTCTCGACGGGCGCCAGGCCGGAGAATTGGTCTACACTCCGTGGAGTTCACTCTTTTTTGGCGGCGAGATCTATACCAGTCTCAGCGCGCGCAACGAAATCTCGGCGATTCCGGAGACCGGTGACAGCCTGCGGGCTTTCGCCACCGGCAGTTGGCCTCAGGGACTCTGTCTCTCGGGTGACACTCTGTATGTGGCCTGTACCGGTTTTTCCCTCAGTACTCTGGAATTCGGCCCGGGCACCGTGCGCGCACACCGGCTGCCGTCGGGTGAGGAGCTGTGGCGCACGGAGGTGGGCGCCAACCCTCAGCGGCTGGCTCTGACTCCCGCGGGGGAGCTGCTCGTGCTCTGTTCGGGGGACTACGTTCTGCGGGAGGGCCAGCTGGTCGTGCTGGATCCCCGAAATGGTGCGGAAAGCTGGAATCTGCCGCTGGGAGATTTTCCCGGGGCGATGGCTCTGGATGGACGTGATCTCTGGCTGGCCGCCTGGGGCCAGTACGACCTGCAGCCCGGAGGCACCCAGGAAGGGCATGTCACGCGCGTGTCGCTGGACGAGCGCGCCTTCGATCGGGGGCCGGAAAATCCCTGGCGCGTCCAGGCCGGAGCCACGGACCTCTGCCTGGCCGGCGGTCGTCTGTTCGTGAGCTGCTATGCCCAGGACGCACTCTGCGTGATCCAGGGTGACAGCCTGCTGGAGTGCCTGCCCGTGGGGCACGGCCCCGGCGCACTGTTGCTTCTGGAATGA
- the trmD gene encoding tRNA (guanosine(37)-N1)-methyltransferase TrmD: protein MVIEIITLFPEMFRGPLDESIVVRARRAGLVDIRVHDLRDWTDGPHRKADDDPFGDGAGMVMKAEPLIRCVTELKSKATLPVTVVLLSPQGPLWKQEQARVMAREESHLLLVCGHYKGVDERFIERCVDREISIGDYILSGGELGAMVLVDSLVRLLPGAIGRAESAGTDSLEDGLLDAPQYTRPAEFEGMAVPEVLLSGHHARIESWRAEQRRQRTREKRPDLFRLFEEKLNKTQ, encoded by the coding sequence ATGGTCATTGAGATCATCACACTCTTTCCCGAGATGTTTCGCGGGCCGCTGGATGAATCCATCGTTGTGCGCGCACGGCGCGCGGGTCTGGTGGACATCCGGGTACACGATCTGCGGGACTGGACCGACGGCCCCCACCGCAAGGCGGATGACGACCCTTTCGGTGATGGCGCGGGCATGGTGATGAAGGCGGAACCGTTGATCCGCTGTGTCACTGAACTCAAGTCGAAGGCCACCCTCCCGGTGACGGTTGTGCTGCTGAGCCCCCAGGGGCCACTCTGGAAGCAGGAGCAGGCCCGGGTGATGGCCAGGGAAGAGAGCCACCTGCTGTTGGTGTGTGGCCACTACAAGGGCGTGGACGAGCGCTTCATCGAGCGCTGCGTGGACCGCGAGATCAGCATTGGCGATTACATTCTCTCCGGTGGGGAGCTGGGCGCGATGGTGCTGGTCGATTCTCTGGTGAGACTGCTGCCCGGTGCGATTGGTCGGGCGGAATCAGCGGGCACCGATTCTCTTGAAGACGGCCTGCTGGATGCACCACAGTACACGCGCCCTGCGGAATTCGAAGGGATGGCGGTGCCCGAGGTGCTGCTTTCCGGGCATCACGCCCGCATCGAGAGCTGGCGAGCCGAGCAGCGCCGCCAGCGGACACGGGAAAAACGGCCGGATCTGTTCCGGCTTTTCGAAGAGAAACTGAACAAGACCCAATAG
- the rimM gene encoding 16S rRNA processing protein RimM: MQEYIDIGRILRPKGLDGELWVEAWSDDPGRLVDLDEFYFLRDGRRQRLELSDAVFENGKLLVRFTGVDDRDSAELLKGIVLQIHRRDLPELDPDEFFLADLVGLAAELEDGRPVGRVDDVMDMPASPLLVIVCGEHEALVPVIREFLTEVDVPGGRVVIRPIDGMLPKGMLDTAARLKEETDGH; the protein is encoded by the coding sequence ATGCAAGAATACATTGACATCGGTCGCATCCTGCGCCCCAAGGGCCTGGATGGGGAACTCTGGGTCGAGGCCTGGTCCGATGATCCGGGGCGCCTGGTCGATCTGGATGAGTTCTACTTCCTGCGGGACGGACGACGCCAGCGCCTGGAGCTGAGCGACGCGGTATTCGAGAACGGCAAGCTGCTGGTTCGCTTCACGGGTGTGGACGATCGGGATTCGGCCGAGTTGCTCAAGGGCATCGTGTTGCAGATCCATCGTCGTGACCTGCCGGAGCTGGACCCCGATGAATTCTTTCTGGCGGATCTGGTCGGTCTGGCGGCGGAACTGGAAGATGGTCGCCCGGTGGGCCGCGTGGATGATGTCATGGACATGCCCGCCAGCCCGCTGTTGGTGATTGTCTGCGGCGAACACGAGGCGCTGGTGCCCGTGATCCGCGAGTTCCTGACCGAGGTTGACGTGCCCGGTGGACGAGTGGTGATTCGCCCCATCGACGGAATGCTGCCCAAGGGCATGCTGGACACAGCGGCCCGACTGAAGGAAGAGACCGATGGTCATTGA
- a CDS encoding ECF transporter S component, which translates to MTPASSPAALRRSVRLALLTAVAVSLGYTLMTLPIELVTFTVVLAGVLCGPRGGLAVGLMTQFIYGGFNPLGSAFGMPWLFAAQLLGMGTAGLLGGILAPFLRRPGWSASLLASLLGLLITAFSQALLSLSFAVVSENPGVFWTWLLTGSVFTVGYLAWNAMVFALLPSLSRRLQGSFMDEDLV; encoded by the coding sequence ATGACTCCTGCCTCCTCTCCCGCGGCCCTGCGCCGCAGCGTGCGGCTGGCCCTGCTCACGGCGGTGGCCGTCTCACTTGGTTACACCCTGATGACACTTCCCATCGAACTGGTCACCTTCACCGTGGTGCTCGCCGGTGTGCTCTGTGGTCCACGGGGCGGTCTGGCCGTGGGACTGATGACCCAATTCATCTATGGGGGGTTCAATCCCCTTGGCAGTGCCTTCGGCATGCCCTGGCTCTTCGCGGCCCAGTTGCTTGGCATGGGTACCGCCGGTTTGCTGGGCGGAATCCTTGCCCCTTTCCTGCGGCGTCCCGGTTGGAGCGCATCGTTGTTGGCCAGCCTGCTGGGCCTCCTGATCACCGCTTTCTCGCAGGCACTGCTCTCACTGTCCTTCGCTGTGGTCAGCGAGAACCCCGGTGTGTTCTGGACCTGGTTGCTGACCGGTTCCGTGTTCACCGTTGGATATCTGGCCTGGAACGCCATGGTCTTCGCTCTGCTGCCTTCCCTGAGTCGCCGGCTGCAGGGTTCCTTCATGGATGAGGACCTGGTCTGA
- a CDS encoding TonB-dependent receptor — MNRLALILPLLLLLSLQLKATVTLEGRLRDRTDGDAVAGALLSIDVLARLTTSDGQGAWQFQNLPPGSWVLRVHHLAYRDLEQVIHVGSAETPPLELMLEPRVLVLPELSVQGGGEPGVIQQDGPGRSHLRVPAGATEDLAELAAHFPGVRVIREGGAGAVATLSVDGSPAREVLVCVDGVPLNAGGSHAVDLNRLTLGPLESLEFRRGADPARGALAGVLNLVTRRRPDPRQRLDLEWVRPDARSLALGLQHRPGRGLLDAGLRFQRGNGRYDYTDPQSGLRLERRNTDSRRDAFSLGWRPDRGMLESVGLSWHRREGGIGDRIDLSDQWPLREEESNSSLQALFRKGPASSGRLWIQDDRRVTRGSLWGPREERERSIGLAMEHEVVRAGRVFQPGWRLEGRALTFDAEYRNDVLNARRDELRPVLWLRSSRLRLEAGLEGWRDERRLHAVPIALLEALQPLRATGSGPELGLWAQASQGARMPSFLERFPVGGTELEANPDLDPERFRQLTLGLRARIGTDARWVSAESGVSQRDARDLIVWRQSQAAAWKPFNLGQARIRQWYLSLQARPAAGWDWLGELRLADSRNRTPGINAGRYLPLRPLNEWRARLDWSSPGVDPWKLGLECRGAGRSFAGESNLDGLDAAALDPWWVLDLSLGREQRVRRLSWGWGLSLENLLDNELRMVPKVPLPGRSLRLGVWLIHS, encoded by the coding sequence ATGAATCGCCTTGCCCTCATCCTCCCACTCCTGCTCCTGCTGAGTCTGCAGCTGAAGGCGACCGTGACCCTGGAAGGGCGGCTGCGTGACCGCACGGACGGTGATGCAGTGGCGGGCGCGCTGCTCAGCATTGACGTGCTCGCGCGGCTGACCACCAGCGACGGGCAGGGAGCCTGGCAGTTCCAGAACCTGCCGCCCGGCAGCTGGGTCCTGCGCGTGCATCATCTGGCCTACCGGGATCTGGAGCAGGTGATTCATGTCGGCAGCGCCGAGACTCCTCCCCTGGAGTTGATGCTGGAGCCCCGGGTGCTGGTGCTGCCTGAGCTGTCCGTGCAGGGCGGCGGGGAGCCGGGTGTGATCCAGCAGGACGGACCCGGGCGCAGTCATCTGCGGGTTCCCGCTGGCGCGACGGAGGATCTGGCCGAACTGGCCGCGCACTTTCCCGGCGTGCGCGTGATCCGGGAGGGCGGAGCGGGTGCGGTGGCCACACTCAGCGTGGACGGCAGCCCGGCCAGGGAAGTGCTGGTCTGCGTGGATGGTGTGCCACTGAATGCGGGTGGCAGCCATGCGGTGGATCTCAACCGACTGACACTGGGCCCACTGGAAAGCCTGGAATTCCGCCGCGGCGCGGACCCGGCCCGCGGAGCACTGGCCGGCGTGCTGAACCTTGTGACACGACGACGCCCCGATCCCCGGCAGCGTCTGGATCTTGAGTGGGTGAGGCCGGATGCCCGCTCGCTGGCGCTGGGGCTGCAGCATCGTCCGGGGCGCGGGTTGCTGGATGCGGGGCTGCGTTTCCAGCGCGGAAATGGGCGTTACGACTACACCGACCCCCAATCCGGCCTGCGGCTCGAGCGCCGCAACACGGACTCCCGCCGTGATGCGTTCTCGCTGGGCTGGCGCCCCGATCGCGGAATGCTGGAATCCGTGGGGCTGTCCTGGCACCGGCGGGAGGGCGGCATTGGTGACCGCATCGATCTGAGCGACCAGTGGCCCCTGCGGGAAGAGGAGTCCAACAGCAGCCTGCAGGCCCTGTTCCGCAAGGGACCGGCCAGCAGCGGCAGGCTCTGGATCCAGGACGACCGGCGTGTGACGCGTGGATCGCTCTGGGGCCCGCGCGAGGAGCGCGAGCGCAGCATCGGTCTTGCCATGGAACACGAAGTGGTCCGTGCCGGGCGTGTGTTCCAGCCGGGTTGGCGCCTGGAGGGGCGCGCCCTGACGTTTGATGCCGAGTACAGGAACGATGTGCTGAACGCCCGGCGTGACGAGCTGCGGCCCGTGCTGTGGCTGCGTTCTTCCCGGCTCAGGCTGGAAGCCGGACTTGAAGGCTGGCGTGACGAGCGCCGTCTGCACGCGGTACCCATCGCGCTGCTGGAAGCCTTGCAACCGCTGCGGGCGACGGGAAGCGGTCCCGAACTGGGTCTGTGGGCGCAGGCCAGCCAGGGAGCGCGCATGCCTTCCTTCCTTGAGAGATTTCCCGTGGGCGGCACGGAGCTGGAAGCCAATCCGGACCTTGATCCGGAACGCTTTCGTCAACTGACTCTGGGGCTGCGCGCCCGCATCGGCACGGATGCCCGCTGGGTCAGTGCCGAAAGCGGTGTCTCACAGCGGGACGCCCGCGACCTGATCGTCTGGCGCCAGAGTCAGGCTGCGGCCTGGAAGCCCTTCAATCTGGGGCAGGCCCGGATCCGGCAATGGTACCTGTCGCTGCAGGCCCGGCCGGCCGCAGGTTGGGACTGGCTGGGCGAGCTGCGGCTGGCCGATTCGCGCAATCGGACGCCGGGCATCAACGCGGGACGCTACCTTCCCCTGCGTCCATTGAACGAATGGCGTGCGCGTCTGGACTGGAGCAGCCCGGGAGTCGACCCCTGGAAACTGGGGCTGGAATGCCGGGGAGCCGGGCGCAGTTTCGCGGGCGAGTCCAATCTGGACGGGCTGGACGCTGCCGCGCTGGATCCTTGGTGGGTTCTGGACCTTTCGCTGGGACGTGAGCAGCGCGTCAGGCGCTTGAGCTGGGGATGGGGCCTGTCCCTGGAGAACCTGCTGGACAACGAGTTGCGAATGGTCCCCAAGGTGCCGCTCCCGGGGCGCAGTCTGCGACTGGGAGTCTGGTTGATCCATTCATGA
- the rpsP gene encoding 30S ribosomal protein S16 codes for MAVKLRLTRLGRKKRPFYRIIAVDSRQRRDGSYLESIGTYNPLGESASISMNHELALKWLGYGAQPSDTVRSLLSRSGVLLRWDLTKRKATPEQIEEAVNAHLKLHGDKIQARVQERSAKAEAARKLEEEKAAKELAQAQAQAAAAAAPAEEAAPEDAPADEAPASEENAG; via the coding sequence ATGGCTGTCAAGCTGCGGCTGACCCGTCTGGGTCGCAAGAAACGCCCCTTCTACCGCATCATCGCGGTGGACTCGCGCCAGCGGCGCGATGGTAGTTACCTGGAGAGCATCGGCACCTACAATCCCCTCGGGGAATCTGCGTCGATCTCCATGAACCATGAGCTGGCCCTGAAGTGGCTCGGTTACGGTGCCCAGCCTTCGGACACGGTCCGTTCGCTGCTCTCCCGCAGTGGCGTGCTGCTGCGCTGGGACCTTACCAAGCGCAAGGCCACCCCGGAGCAGATCGAAGAAGCGGTCAACGCTCACCTCAAGCTGCATGGCGACAAGATCCAGGCCCGTGTGCAGGAGCGCAGCGCCAAGGCCGAAGCGGCCCGCAAGCTCGAAGAGGAGAAGGCTGCCAAGGAATTGGCCCAGGCGCAAGCTCAGGCTGCCGCCGCCGCCGCTCCTGCCGAGGAAGCTGCTCCCGAGGACGCGCCCGCTGACGAGGCCCCCGCAAGCGAAGAGAACGCCGGCTGA
- a CDS encoding cob(I)yrinic acid a,c-diamide adenosyltransferase has protein sequence MVRLTRIYTRTGDGGHTRLGDGSETAKNSARVEAYGCVDELNSVLGMVLCETELDADTRRELERIQNELFDLGSDLCVPGEAGASLRIGAEYAQRLEQAIDRANADLPSLDSFILPGGSRAAATLHLGRTVCRRAERRLLTLIDEEGDAVNPQALIYLNRLSDLLFVLARVACRGGREVLWVPGGQRD, from the coding sequence ATGGTTCGGTTGACCCGGATCTACACCCGTACCGGCGATGGCGGCCACACGCGTCTGGGCGACGGCAGTGAGACGGCCAAGAACAGTGCCCGGGTGGAGGCCTACGGCTGTGTGGACGAACTGAATTCCGTGCTGGGCATGGTGCTCTGCGAGACGGAGCTGGACGCGGACACGCGCCGGGAGCTGGAGCGGATCCAGAATGAACTCTTCGATCTGGGTTCCGATCTGTGTGTGCCCGGCGAAGCGGGTGCATCCCTGCGCATCGGGGCCGAGTACGCCCAGCGATTGGAGCAGGCCATTGACCGCGCCAACGCGGATCTGCCCAGTCTGGACAGTTTCATCCTGCCCGGTGGCTCGCGCGCGGCGGCGACCCTGCATCTGGGGCGCACGGTCTGCCGACGGGCCGAGCGTCGTTTGCTGACCCTGATCGATGAAGAGGGCGACGCGGTCAATCCTCAGGCGCTGATCTATCTGAACCGGCTCAGCGATCTGCTTTTCGTGCTGGCCCGGGTGGCCTGCCGCGGTGGACGCGAGGTGCTCTGGGTTCCGGGCGGGCAGCGAGACTGA
- the ffh gene encoding signal recognition particle protein: MFDSLQDRFEGIVRSLRGQARISESNIEEAVADIRRALLEADVHVKVVRDFIATISEKALGAEVLKSVSPGQQFTKLLNDELTELLGGHAEPIRWVRGGPTVIMMVGLQGSGKTTSAGKLAALLKKKGRKPFLIAADIYRPAAVEQLVVLGKQIGVPVFTPVDQDPLRTAVEGLAEATRRGADTVLLDTAGRLHIAEDMMQELERIRETLQPAEILFVADAMIGQDAVNAAGEFNRRLEFTGVILTKLDGDTRGGAAMSIRSVTGKPVKFVGVGEKLDALEQFHPDRMAQRILGMGDVVTLVEKAQEQIDRVDAEKMAGKLARAEFDLEDFLSQMQVIKRMGPLEGLLKMIPGIGSKISQLNMDPKSLVRTESIIHSMTKAERKQPTLINGSRKRRIARGAGRSENEVQALLTQFTQMKGVLKQMASFGGLGSLMGGGGAGAEPGAAPGRMPMLPGMPGMRQFSTKPGRAKSKKKKR, translated from the coding sequence ATGTTCGACTCTCTCCAGGACCGTTTTGAAGGCATCGTCCGCTCACTGAGGGGACAGGCCCGGATCTCGGAATCGAACATCGAAGAAGCCGTGGCGGACATTCGCCGCGCCCTGCTGGAAGCCGACGTCCATGTGAAGGTGGTGCGCGATTTCATCGCCACCATCAGCGAAAAGGCCCTGGGTGCCGAGGTGCTGAAGAGCGTCTCCCCGGGGCAGCAGTTCACCAAGCTGCTCAATGATGAATTGACCGAGCTGCTGGGCGGCCACGCGGAACCGATCCGCTGGGTGCGCGGTGGCCCCACGGTGATCATGATGGTGGGCCTGCAGGGAAGTGGCAAGACCACCTCCGCCGGCAAGCTCGCCGCCCTGTTGAAGAAGAAGGGGCGCAAGCCCTTCCTGATCGCCGCCGACATCTACCGCCCCGCGGCCGTGGAACAGTTGGTGGTACTGGGCAAGCAGATCGGAGTCCCGGTCTTCACGCCCGTGGACCAGGATCCTCTGCGCACGGCCGTCGAGGGTCTGGCCGAAGCGACTCGCCGGGGTGCCGACACGGTTCTGCTGGACACAGCGGGCCGGCTGCACATCGCCGAAGACATGATGCAGGAGCTCGAGCGCATTCGCGAGACCCTGCAACCGGCTGAAATCCTGTTCGTGGCCGACGCCATGATCGGTCAGGATGCGGTGAACGCGGCGGGCGAGTTCAATCGCCGGCTCGAATTCACGGGCGTGATCCTGACCAAGCTGGATGGCGACACGCGCGGCGGTGCCGCGATGTCCATCCGCAGCGTGACGGGCAAACCGGTCAAGTTCGTGGGCGTGGGCGAAAAGCTCGACGCCCTTGAGCAGTTCCACCCCGATCGCATGGCCCAGCGCATCCTGGGCATGGGCGATGTGGTCACTCTGGTCGAGAAGGCCCAGGAGCAGATCGACCGGGTGGATGCGGAAAAGATGGCGGGCAAACTTGCCCGCGCTGAATTCGACCTGGAAGACTTTCTGAGCCAGATGCAGGTGATCAAGCGCATGGGTCCTCTCGAGGGCCTGTTGAAGATGATCCCGGGCATCGGCTCGAAAATCAGCCAGCTCAACATGGATCCGAAATCGCTGGTGCGCACCGAGTCGATCATCCATTCGATGACGAAAGCGGAGCGCAAGCAGCCCACCCTGATCAACGGCAGCCGCAAGCGCCGGATTGCCCGGGGAGCCGGGCGCAGCGAGAATGAAGTGCAGGCCCTGCTGACCCAGTTCACCCAGATGAAGGGCGTGCTGAAGCAGATGGCCTCTTTCGGCGGGTTGGGCAGTCTGATGGGTGGTGGAGGCGCAGGTGCCGAACCCGGTGCGGCACCGGGTCGGATGCCCATGCTGCCGGGAATGCCCGGCATGCGGCAGTTTTCCACCAAGCCGGGTCGGGCCAAGAGCAAGAAGAAAAAACGCTGA
- the rplS gene encoding 50S ribosomal protein L19 has protein sequence MSLLKNSWDPGLRTDLPEFGPGDTVDVHVRIIEGNKERVQIYTGVVIARSGGNSITATYTVRKAEKGFGVERIFQLHSPKIEKVVVRRRGMVRRAKLYYLRQRSGKAARIREKSTR, from the coding sequence ATGAGCCTGCTCAAGAACTCCTGGGACCCCGGCCTGCGAACGGACCTGCCCGAATTCGGCCCCGGTGATACGGTGGATGTGCATGTGCGCATCATCGAGGGCAACAAGGAACGTGTGCAGATCTACACCGGCGTGGTCATCGCCCGCAGTGGCGGAAACTCCATCACCGCCACCTACACGGTGCGCAAGGCGGAGAAGGGCTTCGGCGTCGAGCGTATTTTCCAGCTGCACAGCCCCAAGATCGAGAAGGTGGTCGTGCGCCGTCGCGGCATGGTGCGTCGCGCCAAGCTGTACTATCTGCGCCAGCGCTCCGGCAAGGCGGCACGCATCCGCGAAAAGTCCACTCGCTAG
- a CDS encoding T9SS type A sorting domain-containing protein, which translates to MSPARIPSSLFHAVLLAGFCALAAQAVPQYTVSNGSSIIDVHVDPYFLDPGDDVIDFYSYGSPQSSSANTGFEQLNTALIYLTLDDQGNYGLVTVMDKWGGGGGSASLSYSGLPLGSTASLNDDPGDPHSFNPATGSGTNSWNWSNCCTDGAAWSLPDSNNFQITMNYTFNSGLDTLRFITFDPCDQSQLLFFDLDVSQPVVLTATDGGQPLPDCNDNGAADFCDISDGTSQDCNSNGIPDECEEDCNGNGLHDSCDIATGASLDCNLNGIPDECETDCNANGIPDDCDIASGSSADCNANGIPDDCEIDCNLNGIPDDCDIALGTSQDCDQNGVPDECDPDCDDNGTPDACEADCDGNGTADVCEWTDCNNNGQLDICDILSGASLDCNANGLPDECEDGYVDCNVNGIWDLCDIAMGTSLDEDQNGVPDECEGTAGANDRPVDFGLLGNYPNPFNPSTVIEFGLAETSPVRLAVYSVDGALVQVLVNGMQERGLHRVVFDADRLASGVYLYRLESDGKLDSRKMLLVR; encoded by the coding sequence ATGAGTCCAGCACGCATTCCATCCAGTCTGTTCCACGCTGTGCTGCTGGCCGGTTTCTGCGCTCTTGCGGCGCAGGCGGTGCCGCAGTACACGGTCAGCAATGGTTCCAGCATCATCGATGTGCACGTCGATCCCTACTTCCTCGATCCAGGGGACGATGTGATCGACTTCTACAGCTACGGCAGCCCGCAGAGCAGCTCGGCCAACACGGGCTTCGAGCAGCTCAACACGGCCCTGATCTATCTGACGCTCGACGATCAGGGCAACTATGGCCTGGTGACGGTCATGGACAAATGGGGCGGGGGCGGCGGCAGTGCCAGCCTGAGCTACTCGGGCCTGCCACTTGGGTCAACCGCGTCGCTCAATGACGATCCCGGTGATCCACACTCCTTCAACCCGGCCACGGGCAGTGGCACGAACTCCTGGAACTGGTCCAACTGCTGCACCGACGGCGCGGCCTGGAGCCTGCCCGATTCCAACAATTTCCAGATCACGATGAACTACACCTTCAACTCGGGTCTGGACACTCTGCGCTTCATCACCTTCGATCCCTGCGACCAGAGCCAGCTGCTGTTCTTCGACCTGGATGTGAGCCAGCCCGTGGTACTGACGGCCACCGACGGCGGCCAGCCGCTGCCCGACTGCAACGACAACGGCGCCGCGGACTTCTGCGACATTTCCGATGGCACCAGTCAGGACTGCAACAGCAATGGCATTCCCGACGAGTGCGAGGAAGACTGCAACGGCAACGGGCTGCACGACAGTTGCGACATCGCCACGGGCGCCAGTCTCGACTGCAATCTGAATGGCATTCCCGACGAATGTGAGACGGACTGCAACGCCAATGGCATCCCGGATGACTGTGACATCGCCAGCGGATCCAGCGCCGACTGCAACGCCAACGGCATTCCCGATGACTGCGAGATCGACTGCAACCTGAACGGCATCCCCGACGACTGTGACATCGCGCTGGGCACCAGCCAGGACTGCGACCAGAACGGCGTGCCTGACGAGTGTGATCCCGATTGCGACGACAACGGCACTCCCGACGCCTGCGAAGCTGATTGCGATGGCAATGGCACGGCCGATGTCTGCGAATGGACTGACTGCAACAACAACGGCCAGCTTGACATCTGCGACATCCTCAGTGGCGCCAGTCTGGACTGCAACGCCAACGGCCTGCCCGATGAGTGCGAGGACGGCTATGTCGACTGCAACGTGAACGGAATCTGGGATCTGTGCGACATCGCCATGGGCACCAGTCTGGACGAAGACCAGAACGGCGTGCCCGACGAATGCGAAGGCACGGCGGGAGCCAATGACCGTCCGGTCGACTTCGGCCTGCTGGGGAACTACCCCAACCCCTTCAATCCGAGCACGGTCATCGAATTCGGTCTGGCCGAGACGTCTCCGGTCCGGTTGGCGGTGTATTCCGTGGATGGGGCCCTGGTGCAGGTGCTGGTGAACGGCATGCAGGAACGTGGTCTGCATCGTGTGGTCTTCGATGCCGACCGGCTGGCCAGCGGCGTCTACCTCTACCGCCTTGAGAGCGACGGAAAGCTCGACAGCCGGAAGATGCTCCTGGTGAGGTAG